Proteins encoded by one window of Macaca mulatta isolate MMU2019108-1 chromosome 10, T2T-MMU8v2.0, whole genome shotgun sequence:
- the SCARF2 gene encoding scavenger receptor class F member 2 isoform X2 has protein sequence MEGAGPRGAGPARRRGAGGPPSPLLPSLLLLLLLWILPDPVAPQELNPRGRNVCRAPGSQVPTCCAGWRQQGDECGIAVCEGNSTCSENEVCVRPGECRCRHGYFGANCDTKCPRQFWGPDCKELCSCHPHGQCEDVTGQCTCHARRWGARCEHACQCQHGTCHPRSGACRCEPGWWGAQCASACYCSATSRCDPQTGACLCHAGWWGRSCNNQCACNSSPCEQQSGRCQCRERTFGARCDRYCQCFRGRCHPVDGTCACEPGYRGKYCREPCPAGFYGLGCRRRCGQCKGQQPCTVAEGRCLTCEPGWNGTKCDQPCATGFYGEGCSHRCPPCRDGHACNHVTGKCTRCNAGWIGDRCETKCSNGTYGEDCAFVCADCGSGHCDFQSGRCLCSPGVHGPHCNVTCPPGLHGADCAQACSCHEDSCDPVTGACHLETNQRKGVMGAGALLVLLVCLLLSLLGCCCACRGKDPARRPRPRRELSLGRKKAPHRLCGRFSRISMKLPRIPLRRQKLPKVVVAHHDLDNTLNCSFLEPPSGLEQPSPSWSSRASFSSFDTTDEGPVYCVPHEEAPEESRDPEVPTVPVEAPAPSPVPLTTPASAEEAMPLPASSDSERSASSVEGPGGALYARVARREARPARARGEIGGLSLSPSPERRKPPPPDPATKPKVSWIHGRHSAVAAGRAPSPPPPGPEAAPSPSKRKRTPSDKSAQPVEHGSPGTRDPTPRPPGLPEEATALAAPSPPRARARGRGPSLLEPTDAGGPPRSAPEAASMLAAELRGKTRSLGRAEGALGAQGPREKPAPPQKAKRSVPPASPARAPPATETPGLEKAATDVPAPETPRKKTPIQKPPRKKSKEAAGEGGRASAPTL, from the exons GGGGAGCCGGGGGGCCGCCGTCACCGCTGCTGCCGtcgctgctgctgctactgctgctctGGATACTGCCGGACCCCGTGGCGCCCCAGGAACTGAACCCTCGCGGCCGCAACGTGTGCCGTGCTCCCGG CTCCCAGGTGCCCACGTGCTGCGCTGGCTGGAGGCAGCAAGGGGACGAGTGTGGGATTG CGGTGTGCGAAGGCAACTCGACGTGCTCGGAGAACGAGGTGTGCGTGAGGCCTGGCGAGTGCCGCTGCCGCCACGGCTACTTCGGTGCCAACTGCGACACCA AGTGCCCGCGCCAGTTCTGGGGCCCCGACTGCAAGGAGCTGTGTAGCTGCCACCCACACGGGCAGTGCGAGGACGTGACAGGCCAGTGTACTTGTCACGCGCGGCGCTGGGGCGCGCGCTGCGAGCATGCGTGCCAGTGCCAGCATGGCACGTGCCACCCGCGGAGCGGCGCGTGCCGCTGTGAGCCCGGCTGGTGGGGCGCGCAGTGCGCCAGCGCGTGCTACTGCAGCGCCACGTCGCGCTGCGACCCACAGACCGGCGCCTGCCTGTGCCACGCAGGCTGGTGGGGCCGCAGCTGCAACAACCAGTGCGCCTGCAACTCGTCTCCCTGCGAGCAGCAGAGCGGCCGCTGTCAGTGCCGCGAGCGTACGTTCGGCGCGCGCTGCGATCGCTACTGCCAGTGCTTCCGCGGCCGCTGCCACCCTGTGGACGGCACGTGTGCCTGCGAGCCGGGCTACCGCGGCAAGTACTGTCGCGAGCCGTGCCCCGCCGGCTTCTACGGCTTGGGCTGTCGCCGCCG GTGTGGCCAGTGTAAGGGCCAGCAGCCGTGCACGGTAGCCGAGGGCCGCTGCTTGACGTGCGAGCCCGGCTGGAACGGAACCAAGTGCGACCAGCCTTGCGCCACCGGTTTCTATGGCGAGGGCTGCAGCCACCGCTGTCCGCCGTGCCGAGACGGGCATGCCTGTAACCATGTCACCGGCAAGTGTACGCGCTGCAACGCGGGCTGGATCGGCGACCG GTGCGAGACCAAGTGTAGCAATGGCACCTACGGCGAGGACTGCGCCTTCGTATGCGCCGACTGCGGCAGCGGCCACTGCGACTTTCAGTCGGGGCGCTGCCTGTGCAGTCCTGGCGTCCACGGGCCCCA CTGTAACGTGACGTGCCCGCCCGGACTCCACGGCGCGGACTGTGCTCAGGCCTGCAGCTGCCACGAGGATTCGTGCGACCCGGTCACTGGTGCCTGCCACCTAG AGACCAACCAGCGCAAGGGTGTGATGGGCGCGGGCGCGCTGCTCGTCCTTCTCGTCTGCCTGCTGCTCTCGCTGCTCGGCTGCTGCTGCGCTTGCCGGGGCAAGGACCCTGCGCGCCG gccccgcccccgcaGGGAGCTGTCGCTTGGGAGGAAGAAGGCTCCGCACCGACTATGCGGACGCTTCAGTCGCATCAGCATGAAGCTGCCCCGGATCCCGCTCCGCAGGCAGAAACTACCCAAAGTCGTAG TGGCCCACCACGACCTGGATAACACACTCAACTGCAGCTTCCTGGAGCCACCCTCAGGgctggagcagccctcaccatcCTGGTCCTCTCGGGCCTCCTTCTCCTCGTTTGACACCACTGACGAAGGCCCTGTGTACTGTGTACCCCATGAGG AGGCACCAGAGGAGAGCCGAGACCCCGAAGTCCCCACTGTTCCTGTCGAGGCGCCGGCGCCGTCCCCCGTGCCCTTGACCACGCCAGCGTCCGCCGAGGAGGCGATGCCCCTCCCCGCGTCCTCCGACAGCGAGCGGTCAGCGTCCAGCGTGGAGGGGCCCGGCGGGGCTCTGTACGCGCGCGTGGCCCGACGCGAGGCCCGGCCGGCCCGGGCCCGGGGCGAGATTGGGGGCCTGTCGCTGTCGCCATCGCCCGAGCGCAGGAAACCGCCGCCACCTGACCCTGCCACCAAGCCTAAGGTGTCCTGGATCCACGGCAGGCACAGCGCCGTTGCAGCTGGCCGTGCGCCGTCACCACCGCCGCCAGGCCCCGAGGCCGCGCCCAGCCCCAGCAAGAGAAAACGGACGCCCAGCGACAAATCGGCGCAGCCGGTCGAGCACGGCAGCCCCGGGACCCGCGACCCAACGCCGCGGCCCCCCGGGCTGCCCGAGGAGGCGACGGCCCTCGCTGCGCCCTCGCCGCCCAGGGCCCGAGCGCGGGGCCGCGGCCCGAGCCTCTTGGAGCCCACGGACGCCGGCGGTCCCCCGCGAAGCGCGCCCGAGGCTGCCTCCATGTTGGCCGCGGAGCTGCGCGGCAAGACTCGCAGCCTGGGCCGCGCCGAGGGGGCCTTGGGCGCGCAGGGCCCCAGGGAGAAGCCGGCGCCCCCACAGAAAGCCAAGCGCTCGGTGCCGCCAGCCTCGCCCGCCCGCGCGCCCCCAGCAACCGAAACCCCGGGGCTTGAGAAGGCGGCGACCGACGTGCCCGCGCCTGAGACGCCCCGGAAGAAGACCCCTATCCAGAAGCCTCCGCGCAAGAAGAGCAAGGAGGCGGCGGGCGAGGGGGGCAGGGCGAGCGCGCCCACCCTGTAG
- the SCARF2 gene encoding scavenger receptor class F member 2 isoform X1 has protein sequence MEGAGPRGAGPARRRGAGGPPSPLLPSLLLLLLLWILPDPVAPQELNPRGRNVCRAPGSQVPTCCAGWRQQGDECGIAVCEGNSTCSENEVCVRPGECRCRHGYFGANCDTKCPRQFWGPDCKELCSCHPHGQCEDVTGQCTCHARRWGARCEHACQCQHGTCHPRSGACRCEPGWWGAQCASACYCSATSRCDPQTGACLCHAGWWGRSCNNQCACNSSPCEQQSGRCQCRERTFGARCDRYCQCFRGRCHPVDGTCACEPGYRGKYCREPCPAGFYGLGCRRRCGQCKGQQPCTVAEGRCLTCEPGWNGTKCDQPCATGFYGEGCSHRCPPCRDGHACNHVTGKCTRCNAGWIGDRCETKCSNGTYGEDCAFVCADCGSGHCDFQSGRCLCSPGVHGPHCNVTCPPGLHGADCAQACSCHEDSCDPVTGACHLETNQRKGVMGAGALLVLLVCLLLSLLGCCCACRGKDPARRELSLGRKKAPHRLCGRFSRISMKLPRIPLRRQKLPKVVVAHHDLDNTLNCSFLEPPSGLEQPSPSWSSRASFSSFDTTDEGPVYCVPHEEAPEESRDPEVPTVPVEAPAPSPVPLTTPASAEEAMPLPASSDSERSASSVEGPGGALYARVARREARPARARGEIGGLSLSPSPERRKPPPPDPATKPKVSWIHGRHSAVAAGRAPSPPPPGPEAAPSPSKRKRTPSDKSAQPVEHGSPGTRDPTPRPPGLPEEATALAAPSPPRARARGRGPSLLEPTDAGGPPRSAPEAASMLAAELRGKTRSLGRAEGALGAQGPREKPAPPQKAKRSVPPASPARAPPATETPGLEKAATDVPAPETPRKKTPIQKPPRKKSKEAAGEGGRASAPTL, from the exons GGGGAGCCGGGGGGCCGCCGTCACCGCTGCTGCCGtcgctgctgctgctactgctgctctGGATACTGCCGGACCCCGTGGCGCCCCAGGAACTGAACCCTCGCGGCCGCAACGTGTGCCGTGCTCCCGG CTCCCAGGTGCCCACGTGCTGCGCTGGCTGGAGGCAGCAAGGGGACGAGTGTGGGATTG CGGTGTGCGAAGGCAACTCGACGTGCTCGGAGAACGAGGTGTGCGTGAGGCCTGGCGAGTGCCGCTGCCGCCACGGCTACTTCGGTGCCAACTGCGACACCA AGTGCCCGCGCCAGTTCTGGGGCCCCGACTGCAAGGAGCTGTGTAGCTGCCACCCACACGGGCAGTGCGAGGACGTGACAGGCCAGTGTACTTGTCACGCGCGGCGCTGGGGCGCGCGCTGCGAGCATGCGTGCCAGTGCCAGCATGGCACGTGCCACCCGCGGAGCGGCGCGTGCCGCTGTGAGCCCGGCTGGTGGGGCGCGCAGTGCGCCAGCGCGTGCTACTGCAGCGCCACGTCGCGCTGCGACCCACAGACCGGCGCCTGCCTGTGCCACGCAGGCTGGTGGGGCCGCAGCTGCAACAACCAGTGCGCCTGCAACTCGTCTCCCTGCGAGCAGCAGAGCGGCCGCTGTCAGTGCCGCGAGCGTACGTTCGGCGCGCGCTGCGATCGCTACTGCCAGTGCTTCCGCGGCCGCTGCCACCCTGTGGACGGCACGTGTGCCTGCGAGCCGGGCTACCGCGGCAAGTACTGTCGCGAGCCGTGCCCCGCCGGCTTCTACGGCTTGGGCTGTCGCCGCCG GTGTGGCCAGTGTAAGGGCCAGCAGCCGTGCACGGTAGCCGAGGGCCGCTGCTTGACGTGCGAGCCCGGCTGGAACGGAACCAAGTGCGACCAGCCTTGCGCCACCGGTTTCTATGGCGAGGGCTGCAGCCACCGCTGTCCGCCGTGCCGAGACGGGCATGCCTGTAACCATGTCACCGGCAAGTGTACGCGCTGCAACGCGGGCTGGATCGGCGACCG GTGCGAGACCAAGTGTAGCAATGGCACCTACGGCGAGGACTGCGCCTTCGTATGCGCCGACTGCGGCAGCGGCCACTGCGACTTTCAGTCGGGGCGCTGCCTGTGCAGTCCTGGCGTCCACGGGCCCCA CTGTAACGTGACGTGCCCGCCCGGACTCCACGGCGCGGACTGTGCTCAGGCCTGCAGCTGCCACGAGGATTCGTGCGACCCGGTCACTGGTGCCTGCCACCTAG AGACCAACCAGCGCAAGGGTGTGATGGGCGCGGGCGCGCTGCTCGTCCTTCTCGTCTGCCTGCTGCTCTCGCTGCTCGGCTGCTGCTGCGCTTGCCGGGGCAAGGACCCTGCGCGCCG GGAGCTGTCGCTTGGGAGGAAGAAGGCTCCGCACCGACTATGCGGACGCTTCAGTCGCATCAGCATGAAGCTGCCCCGGATCCCGCTCCGCAGGCAGAAACTACCCAAAGTCGTAG TGGCCCACCACGACCTGGATAACACACTCAACTGCAGCTTCCTGGAGCCACCCTCAGGgctggagcagccctcaccatcCTGGTCCTCTCGGGCCTCCTTCTCCTCGTTTGACACCACTGACGAAGGCCCTGTGTACTGTGTACCCCATGAGG AGGCACCAGAGGAGAGCCGAGACCCCGAAGTCCCCACTGTTCCTGTCGAGGCGCCGGCGCCGTCCCCCGTGCCCTTGACCACGCCAGCGTCCGCCGAGGAGGCGATGCCCCTCCCCGCGTCCTCCGACAGCGAGCGGTCAGCGTCCAGCGTGGAGGGGCCCGGCGGGGCTCTGTACGCGCGCGTGGCCCGACGCGAGGCCCGGCCGGCCCGGGCCCGGGGCGAGATTGGGGGCCTGTCGCTGTCGCCATCGCCCGAGCGCAGGAAACCGCCGCCACCTGACCCTGCCACCAAGCCTAAGGTGTCCTGGATCCACGGCAGGCACAGCGCCGTTGCAGCTGGCCGTGCGCCGTCACCACCGCCGCCAGGCCCCGAGGCCGCGCCCAGCCCCAGCAAGAGAAAACGGACGCCCAGCGACAAATCGGCGCAGCCGGTCGAGCACGGCAGCCCCGGGACCCGCGACCCAACGCCGCGGCCCCCCGGGCTGCCCGAGGAGGCGACGGCCCTCGCTGCGCCCTCGCCGCCCAGGGCCCGAGCGCGGGGCCGCGGCCCGAGCCTCTTGGAGCCCACGGACGCCGGCGGTCCCCCGCGAAGCGCGCCCGAGGCTGCCTCCATGTTGGCCGCGGAGCTGCGCGGCAAGACTCGCAGCCTGGGCCGCGCCGAGGGGGCCTTGGGCGCGCAGGGCCCCAGGGAGAAGCCGGCGCCCCCACAGAAAGCCAAGCGCTCGGTGCCGCCAGCCTCGCCCGCCCGCGCGCCCCCAGCAACCGAAACCCCGGGGCTTGAGAAGGCGGCGACCGACGTGCCCGCGCCTGAGACGCCCCGGAAGAAGACCCCTATCCAGAAGCCTCCGCGCAAGAAGAGCAAGGAGGCGGCGGGCGAGGGGGGCAGGGCGAGCGCGCCCACCCTGTAG